AGTTTTTGTTTAAACCTGAAAGCAATTTCATTCAATAAATCAGCCATTTCCGGAATAATAAACGGAAAAGAATGTTTAAGTTCTTTAACGTGATATAACGGATTGTTTTTAATATGAACCAGTTTTTGTTCTTTTACCATTTCTGCGCTGTCTTCTTCAAACTCCAAATTACTTGTATAAAGTTTTTGTAATCCGTATGCCTGAGCATAAGCCAAATGCACATCATTTTTGTCATTCAGCACGTTTGTTGGTACAATTAACACCGAATCGGGAATAATTACAGTTTTACTGCAATCCGTTTTATGTGCTGTTCTTTTTTGTTTCTTTTCAGAATAACGATTGTGAGATGTAATATAAATATAGGAAACTAAACAAATGAGTGTTATTGTCGCTATTAAAATTGCTTTTATGTTTTTTCTCAAGAAAGGTTTGATCTGCATATTGAGTCTAAAAAATTTCGTGCAAAATTAACGCTTTAACCTTGTAGATTAAAGCGTTTTAAAGATTTTTTTTCAAAAATACTCTTTTCAAAAAAACTTTTTATTCTTACAAAATAGAAATTTTAAAATAAGTAATCTGTAATAATTTGATTATTAAATCATTAGTTAAACTCGTTTTTCAAGTTTTCCACCCAATCTTTTACTCGTTTATCGGTTAGTTTGTTTTGATTTTCAAAATCGATGGCTAATCCACAGAATTTTCCGTTTCTGACGGCGGCAGATTTTTCAAATTCATAACCTTCGGTAGAGGTAAAACCTACGATGTTTGCACCACATTCTTCAAAAACATCGGCAAGCAAACCGATACTGTCTACAAAGTTATCAGGATATCCTTTTTGGTTTCCAAGTCCGAATATGGCTGCTTTTTTTCCTTTGAAGTTTATGGTTTTTATTTTTGGAATTAACTCATCCCAAGCATCGGGCAATTCTCCGTCAAACCAAGTGGCAGCTCCTAATATAAGGTTGTCGTATTTTTCAAAATCCGCTTCCCAAGCATCTTCGAGAGTTACAGATTCTATTTGTCCTTTATCAAATTCCGCTAAAATTTTTTTTGCAATTTGCGCGGTTTTTACTGTGCTTTTGCTGTAAAATAATCCTATTTTTTTCATATTCATTATCTTTTGTTGGGATAAACGTCCCGACTAATCTCGGGATCAACCGTTTAGAAAAAATCAACGAAAAGAATTTCGTTGTACCCAAAATCAAATTAAAAATCGATTAACTCTTTTGCCGCTTTATAAATTTTTTCAGTATTAGGAAGAATGGCAGTTTCCAATGCCCGGTGAAAACCTACCGGAGTAAAGGTAGAACCAATACGTTGTACCGGCGCATCCAGATATTGGAATAATTCTGTTCCTATCATAGCTGCTATTTCCGCTCCGAAACCTGAAAAGACTTTGTCTTCGTGAACTACCAATACTTTGCTTGTTTTCTTTACGGACTCGAATATTGTTTCTTTATCCAACGGAATTAGTGAGCGTAAATCTATCACTTCTATCGACGCATTTTCTTCTTTAGCCAATTTTTCTGCTGCCGAGAGGCAAAAATGAGTGGTGTTTCCGTAAGTAATAATGGTTAAATCATCCCCTTTTCTTCTGATTCTTGCTTTACCAAAAGGTACCTCGAAATCATCGGGAAC
The genomic region above belongs to uncultured Paludibacter sp. and contains:
- a CDS encoding conserved hypothetical protein (Evidence 4 : Unknown function but conserved in other organisms) — its product is MQIKPFLRKNIKAILIATITLICLVSYIYITSHNRYSEKKQKRTAHKTDCSKTVIIPDSVLIVPTNVLNDKNDVHLAYAQAYGLQKLYTSNLEFEEDSAEMVKEQKLVHIKNNPLYHVKELKHSFPFIIPEMADLLNEIAFRFKQKLPKGKKNDFLFVVTSALRTNETQFDLSKCNRNAAPISAHLFGTTVDISYKDFYNTTQDSLYSDFDCVQALTKAMQELRQECKLAVVRERRQACFHTTVIPCPPKH
- the nifF gene encoding Flavodoxin-B, with product MNMKKIGLFYSKSTVKTAQIAKKILAEFDKGQIESVTLEDAWEADFEKYDNLILGAATWFDGELPDAWDELIPKIKTINFKGKKAAIFGLGNQKGYPDNFVDSIGLLADVFEECGANIVGFTSTEGYEFEKSAAVRNGKFCGLAIDFENQNKLTDKRVKDWVENLKNEFN